The DNA segment TACCGGTAAAACAAGCTTATTACGTATACTCGCCGGATTATCACAGCCTTATAGTGGTGATGTACTTTACAAATCAAAAAAAATTGCACATTACCAAGAAGATTTTAATGGGGATTTGCTATTTTTAGGGCATTTACCCGGTGTAAAAGGTGAAATGACCAGTGAAGAAAACCTACAGTTTTATTTCAAATTGCACGGTTTAGACGCCAGTTTAGCTGAGCAGACATTACACGAAGTAAATTTACTTGGTTTTGAAGATGCCCTCGCCTCACATTTAAGTGCAGGCCAGCATCGACGAATTGCGTTAGCAAGATTATGGCAAACGCAAGCTAAAATATGGATTTTAGATGAGCCCTTCACTGCAATAGATAAAGCCGGCGTACAAAAACTTGAGCAACTATTTATAAAACATGCACAAAACGGTGGCATTGTTATTTTAACTACCCATCAAGATTTATCCATTAATAGCAGTGATTATAAAAAAATCATTCTTGAACATCAGTTTTTTTAGAGTGCTTTAATTTATATGCAAATTTCATACAGCCAAACATTTATAACCATTTTAAAGCGTGACTTGCTGATTGCATTTCGCCACCGTGACGACATAATAAACCCACTATTGTTTTTTATTATTGTTGTTTCCTTATTTCCATTAGGAATTGGACCAGCGAGCAACACTCTGATGAAAATAGCGCCGGGCGTTATTTGGGTAGCGGCTTTATTATCAACATTGCTTTCACTTGAACGATTATTTAAAAATGACCATAGTGATGGCTCTTTAGAACAAATGCTATTAAGTCCGTGCCCAACCTTTATTTTAGTACTAGCTAAAATAACGGCTCATTGGTTAATCACCGGGTTACCACTGATCATCATTGCACCATTTTTAGGGGTATTACTTAACCTACATCAAGAAAGTTATGTAGCCCTGATGTTAACGTTATTGCTAGGTACTCCGGTACTAAGTTTATTAGGTGCTATAGGTGTAGCGTTAACCGTAGGTTTAAAAAAAGGTGGTGTATTACTCAGTTTATTAGTACTGCCTTTATACATTCCAGTACTAATTTTTGCGACCAGCGCCATTGATGCTGCGAGTATGAATTTACCTTATAACGGACAACTTGCTATAATAGCAGCGTTGTTTTTTGGGTCATTAACTTTGGCCCCATTTGCTGTCGGTTCAGCATTAAAAGTGAGTACAAATTAAAATGTGGAAATGGCTTCACCCATATGCAAACCCTGAAAGATCCTATCATTTTAGCGGTAAACTAATACCTTGGTTTAGCATTATTAGTGGTTTATTACTGATAATAGGACTAACAATCGGCTTGGCATTTTCACCAGCGGATTATCAACAAGGCGAAAGTGTTCGTATCTTTTATTTGCATGTTCCTGCGGCAATGCTGTCGATGGGCATTTATTTAGGTATGGCGATAGCTGCGCTTTGTGCGTTAGTTTGGCAATTAAAGTTGGCCGAAACTTCAATAGCAGCGCTGGCGCCAATTGGCGCAACCTTTACCGCTATCGCATTACTTACCGGTGCGGCATGGGGAAAACCAATGTGGGGCACATGGTGGATTTGGGATGCAAGATTAACATCTGAATTAATATTATTATTTTTATATCTTGGCGTTATTGCTTTGCAAAATGCTTTTGAAGATAAATCGTTAGCCGGCAAAGCAGCCAGTGTCTTAGCGTTAGTTGGTGTTATAAACTTACCAATCATTCATTACTCAGTGGAGTGGTGGAATACATTACATCAAGGCGCAACCGTATCAAAACTTGAGAAGCCTTCAATGTCTACAGATATGTTAATTCCGTTTGCAATTAGCTTTTTTGGTTTTGCATTTTTAGTGGCTAGTTTAGCCTGTATAAGATTTAGAGCCGAAATAATTGCCCGCAACTCAATGCGACCTTGGGTCAAAGCTTTGGTTAATGGAGAAAGCAAATAATGGTTTTTAATTCTTTTGCCGAATTCTTAAATATGGGCGGTTATGGATTTTACATATGGCTGTCTTATGGTTTTACAGCATTATTACTAATAGTTTTAACCTTTAATAGTGTTAAAATGGAAACTCAAATTATTAAACAAATTAAACAACGATTAAAACGGGAAGCTAAACTTAAACAAGCAGCCCAACGTCGTAAAGAAGGTATGTAGTATGAACCCTCGTCGTAAAAAGAGACTCACTATTGTAACAAGCATCGTTGCCGGTGTAGCAATTGTTGCAGGTTTTACATTGTATGCACTAAGTCAGAACATTGATTTATTTTACACGCCATCAGAAATAGTCAACGGCAAAGAAGACAGCGGCATTAAACCTGTTGTGGGCCAACGCATTCGTGTGGGCGGTTTAGTTGTTGCCGGCACAGTTGAACGTGACAATGAAAGCTTGCATGTCGAGTTTAAGCTTATTGATACTGGACCGATGATCACAGTGACCTATGACGGAATATTACCTGACCTATTTCGTGAAGGTCAGGGTATTGTCGCGCAAGGTATTCTAACGACCCCTACGACGTTAGAGGCTAGTGAAGTATTAGCCAAGCATGACGAAGAATACATGCCAAAAGAAATCGCAGAAGCGGTTGGAAAGAACCACAGCAAACCAACATACGATAAAAACTAACTACTATGTTATTTAAAAAAGCCCGTAAAACTTCGGTTTTACGGGCTTTTTTCTTTACAAAATGTAAAATCCCGCCAATTAAGTGTTGCAAGTTTGCAACAGCACTACTGTTACATTACAAACTGCAACATCTTCCAAAATAAACCAACACTCATTTAACCCCTTGTATTTATTGAATTAAATCAATAGTCACGAAAACATCAACTTGTAACAGATTGTTCATGTGCAATAAATATTTTTGATAATTAATAATAATTACCTAGTTACATTAAATATTAAGCACTTACAAAACAGATACTTACCAACAAAAACAAGCATGATTAACATGCACTTAACAGACCTTGCGCAACTGTTACACCCCATTCTATTCAATAACACTTTCACCATAAGATGTGACCAAGTCGTAACGAGCACATACAAAAAATAAGCTCAACACTAAACTTTCCCCAGGAGTTATATATGTTTAAGAAAAATTCAATCGCATCGGCGATTATGTTTAGCGCAACTGCTTCAACAGCAATGTTTGCTGTTAATGCAAAAGCAGAAGTTACAGAACAAGACGTTGCTGATGTAGAACGTATCGAAGTAACCGGTTCACGTATTAAACGTGCCGATATGGAAACTGCCAGCCCAGTAACAATTATTGGTGCCAAAGAAATCTTAGCGTCAGGTGCTACGTCAATTGACCAAGTATTACAAAAAACAACTGCTGCAAGTGGTGCTATGACCAACCCAGGAATTAACAACGGGTCAGGTGGTAACGCTAGCATTAACCTTCGTGGTTTAGGTTCACAACGTACCTTAGTACTTGTAAACGGTCGTCGTATGATCAACTCAGGTACAGGTGCAGCGTCAACTGTAGATTTGAACTCTATCCC comes from the Thalassotalea nanhaiensis genome and includes:
- the ccmA gene encoding cytochrome c biogenesis heme-transporting ATPase CcmA is translated as MTSEHLPLLTAQQLTCIREDRLLFDELTFDVKPGDILQIEGANGTGKTSLLRILAGLSQPYSGDVLYKSKKIAHYQEDFNGDLLFLGHLPGVKGEMTSEENLQFYFKLHGLDASLAEQTLHEVNLLGFEDALASHLSAGQHRRIALARLWQTQAKIWILDEPFTAIDKAGVQKLEQLFIKHAQNGGIVILTTHQDLSINSSDYKKIILEHQFF
- a CDS encoding heme ABC transporter permease, producing MWKWLHPYANPERSYHFSGKLIPWFSIISGLLLIIGLTIGLAFSPADYQQGESVRIFYLHVPAAMLSMGIYLGMAIAALCALVWQLKLAETSIAALAPIGATFTAIALLTGAAWGKPMWGTWWIWDARLTSELILLFLYLGVIALQNAFEDKSLAGKAASVLALVGVINLPIIHYSVEWWNTLHQGATVSKLEKPSMSTDMLIPFAISFFGFAFLVASLACIRFRAEIIARNSMRPWVKALVNGESK
- the ccmE gene encoding cytochrome c maturation protein CcmE, giving the protein MNPRRKKRLTIVTSIVAGVAIVAGFTLYALSQNIDLFYTPSEIVNGKEDSGIKPVVGQRIRVGGLVVAGTVERDNESLHVEFKLIDTGPMITVTYDGILPDLFREGQGIVAQGILTTPTTLEASEVLAKHDEEYMPKEIAEAVGKNHSKPTYDKN
- the ccmB gene encoding heme exporter protein CcmB, whose protein sequence is MQISYSQTFITILKRDLLIAFRHRDDIINPLLFFIIVVSLFPLGIGPASNTLMKIAPGVIWVAALLSTLLSLERLFKNDHSDGSLEQMLLSPCPTFILVLAKITAHWLITGLPLIIIAPFLGVLLNLHQESYVALMLTLLLGTPVLSLLGAIGVALTVGLKKGGVLLSLLVLPLYIPVLIFATSAIDAASMNLPYNGQLAIIAALFFGSLTLAPFAVGSALKVSTN
- the ccmD gene encoding heme exporter protein CcmD; protein product: MVFNSFAEFLNMGGYGFYIWLSYGFTALLLIVLTFNSVKMETQIIKQIKQRLKREAKLKQAAQRRKEGM